A region of Carassius auratus strain Wakin chromosome 41, ASM336829v1, whole genome shotgun sequence DNA encodes the following proteins:
- the LOC113059065 gene encoding uncharacterized protein LOC113059065 isoform X2 codes for MPSVENSPGSVSTKPKIVRKRKAPTKTDQEIALSPPYSQLTLGCQDCGKTFSEVSALQEHMASWHSAGKVSFPDETFDVAKKRIIRPGPNEKCISPNVFEIQVATDWDMETEVGEIVGERLSFPALSQSPSLTLASGGVEGQEQAGVKDFEGIVSGLKQPPEQNPLEACEIPSQASTPDNVSEKAQSNGVESITETSCAQLKDAAEEEIKEELPSEVNLVMVGENHVEDNTQINNVSGDSQELENEVHNQSSQSAKDVSVVLTQNFLTEPEIKQEEEEVLVRRVDDHKRVMGENSAIRGKKAVGRSHSKRPFGRRTSIENRSKKKIEGNKEPQDCKVLYHLCMLDTPEGKSKQNDKNGVNASETCQPLSSEEGPEEQVVFELDSVTTSVMDIVNSGDSSFEESKELVRDGSSPGIILEKFFTARERNMENPNTQNQIRVSLKTNSSLDTSKVTSPNTSADVKVEERSTNLAQNSLISSESGAMQGVQMFFVKAEDHLTRNEMFQPVDHHRFTCQDKTTYRNRDGTSSDSHVVSLQSCSKQCIFYPVKEEEREHLVEPPQVDQTFLNLGELAGTSSGIEECEEVRVMLVLNGKEFKAF; via the exons ATGCCCTCTGTTGAGAACAGCCCTGGTTCTGTGTCTACAAAGCCCAAAATTGTACGGAAACGCAAAGCTCCTACAAAGACAGACCAAGAAATTGCCTTGAGCCCCCCGTATTCTCAACTTACCCTTGGGTGCCAGGACTGTGGAAAGACATTCTCAGAAGTGTCTGCTTTACAGGAACACATGGCATCCTGGCACTCAGCTGGAAAGGTGTCCTTCCCAGATGAAACatttgatgttgctaaaaaacGAATCATAAGACCTGGTcctaatgaaaaatgtatttccccTAATGTCTTTGAAATTCAAGTTGCAACCGATTGGGACATGGAGACTGAGGTGGGGGAGATTGTGGGAGAAAGACTATCATTCCCAGCGTTAAGTCAGTCTCCTTCTTTAACACTTGCTTCTGGTGGTGTTGAAGGACAGGAACAAGCAGGAGTCAAAGATTTTGAAGGAATTGTTTCTGGACTTAAGCAGCCTCCTGAGCAGAATCCTTTAGAAGCTTGTGAGATTCCTTCCCAGGCTTCAACCCCAGATAATGTGTCAGAAAAAGCTCAGAGTAATGGGGTCGAGTCTATCACAGAAACATCTTGCGCTCAACTCAAAGATGCAGCAGAGGAAGAAATTAAAGAAGAACTGCCTTCAGAGGTTAATTTAGTAATGGTTGGTGAAAACCATGTGGAAGACAACACTCAGATAAATAATGTTTCAGGTGACTCTCAAGAGCTTGAAAATGAAGTGCACAATCAAAGTTCTCAGTCTGCAAAAGATGTCAGTGTAGTACTGACTCAAAATTTTCTAACTGAACCAGagataaagcaagaagaagaggaGGTACTTGTACGCAGAGTTGATGATCATAAAAGAGTGATGGGAGAAAATTCTGCAATAAGAGGTAAGAAAGCAGTTGGAAGAAGCCATAGCAAGAGACCATTTGGAAGAAGAACTAGCATAGAAAACAgaagtaaaaagaaaatagaaggAAATAAGGAGCCACAAGATTGCAAGGTTCTGTATCATCTGTGTATGCTTGATACTCCGGAGGGAAAGAGCAAACAAAATGACAAGAATGGAGTTAATGCCTCTGAAACTTGTCAACCATTGTCTTCTGAGGAGGGTCCTGAGGAACAGGTTGTTTTTGAGTTGGATTCTGTTACCACAAGTGTAATGGATATTGTAAACTCTGGAGACAGTTCATTTGAAGAATCTAAAGAGCTGGTTCGAGACGGAAGTTCACCTGGAATCATACTGGAAAAATTCTTTACTGCTCGAGAGAGAAATATGGAAAATCCAAACACCCAAAATCAGATTAGG GTCTCATTAAAGACCAACTCCTCATTGGATACCAGTAAAGTGACTTCGCCTAACACATCAGCTGATGTTAAAGTAGAAGAACGTTCTACAAATTTGGCTCAAAACAGTCTGATTTCTTCTGAGAGTGGTGCAATGCAAGGAGTACAAATGTTTTTTGTCAAAGCGGAAGACCACTTAACGAGAAATGAGATGTTTCAGCCCGTGGATCATCATCGCTTTACATGTCAAG ATAAGACCACTTATAGGAACAGAGATGGCACCTCTTCGGACTCTCATGTAGTATCCCTGCAGTCCTGCAGCAAGCAATGCATATTTTATCCTGTTAAGGAGGAAGAGAGGGAACATTTAGTTGAGCCTCCTCAAGTGGATCAGACATTCTTGAATTTGGGGGAACTTGCAG GGACTTCATCTGGAATTGAAGAATGTGAGGAAGTCAGG GTGATGTTAGTGCTGAACGGCAAAGAATTCAAGGCTTTTTAG
- the LOC113059090 gene encoding trypsin-3-like, whose translation MLFLNFVEVCSLKLSGCEHSSTAMKNIVFALLVVAVACSADDKIIGGYECPANSQPWQIYLTYDNGQRWCGASLIDERWAVSAAHCYVSASRLTVHLGEHNVYTQEGTEQRVGAEKVIPHPKYNDYTYDNDFMLIKLKEPAVFNQYVQPIPLATSCSFAGEQCLVSGWGNQITTGVDYADKLQCLDLPVLSRAQCESAYGWQITNNMFCAGFMDGGKDSCQGDSGGPVVCNGELRGVVSWGYGCAQRGYPGVYAEVCSYTDWVQSTIANN comes from the exons atgcTGTTCTTGAACTTTGTAGAAGTTTGCTCTTTAAAGTTGTCTGGATGTGAGCACTCCTCCACTGCaatgaaaaatattgtttttgctttgCTGGTTGTGGCTGTGG CTTGCAGCGCAGATGATAAAATCATTGGAGGTTATGAATGTCCTGCAAACTCCCAGCCCTGGCAGATCTACCTTACTTATGATAATGGGCAACGATGGTGTGGAGCATCTCTAATTGATGAAAGATGGGCTGTTTCTGCTGCCCACTGCTACGTTTC AGCTTCTCGTCTGACTGTCCACCTGGGAGAGCACAATGTGTACACTCAAGAAGGCACAGAGCAGCGGGTTGGGGCAGAGAAAGTGATTCCTCACCCGAAATATAACGATTATACGTATGACAATGATTTCATGCTGATCAAGTTGAAAGAGCCTGCCGTCTTCAACCAGTATGTGCAGCCAATCCCTCTGGCAACCAGCTGCTCTTTTGCCGGAGAGCAGTGCTTGGTTTCTGGATGGGGCAATCAGATCACCACTGGAG TTGACTATGCTGATAAACTGCAGTGTTTGGATTTGCCTGTACTGTCAAGGGCACAGTGTGAGAGTGCGTATGGATGGCAGATAACTAATAACATGTTCTGTGCTGGATTCATGGATGGAGGCAAAGACTCATGTCAG GGTGATTCTGGTGGTCCTGTAGTGTGTAATGGGGAACTGCGAGGAGTTGTTTCTTGGGGCTATGGCTGTGCTCAAAGAGGCTATCCTGGGGTTTATGCTGAGGTGTGCAGCTACACCGATTGGGTCCAGTCCACCATAGCTAACAATTAA
- the LOC113059078 gene encoding oocyte zinc finger protein XlCOF7.1-like isoform X2, translating to MELTNDPLCEPSASEANLHNEQLSLSDRLSPSEAPLDSIVHGIEVSEGSERNRGLELKLDLYVPAPPIIEPVTLVEETVEHCALPVATEEEIPQPEAVKEGSDKTANFVGFHCKNQTSLAESSLNTVIEVRCEQASNETSSSDCTAESCMPVETINSNETPKSCANIKPLTGSTVDNANRMIIPPKKDKFNPLKIDMAKVIPLTSSQLSLQCLECHIIFSDSKSKERHLKMSHPAEYQQCMLGDALFTCYVCDQHFTTSTELMAHQRTHTGKNVRKFPCSQCAAVFKTSKAQLLHIRNKHSQESQSSAVMVPQLKPTGLALTQTANGQSQTLIMETVGQTTERMDKLDPVQIKRLIEKLGNVQKVNQLVILPSTAINATITCEFY from the exons ATGGAACTTACTAATGACCCACTCTGTGAACCATCTGCTTCTGAAGCAAATCTGCACAATGAGCAGCTTTCACTTTCAGACCGCCTGTCGCCTTCTGAAGCACCATTAGATAGTATTGTACATGGAATAGAGGTTTCAGAGGGTTCAGAACGAAACCGTGGCCTTGAGTTGAAGCTAGACCTCTATGTCCCGGCACCACCAATAATAGAGCCTGTAACACTTGTAGAGGAAACAGTGGAGCATTGTGCACTTCCTGTAGCAACAGAAGAGGAAATCCCACAACCTGAAGCCGTTAAAGAAGGATCAGATAAAACTGCCAACTTTGTAGGCTTTCATTGCAAAAATCAGACAAGTCTTGCTGAGTCGAGTTTGAATACTGTGATAGAAGTGCGATGTGAGCAGGCATCCAATGAAACAAGCTCATCAGACTGTACGGCTGAAAGTTGTATGCCCGTAGAGACCATAAACTCAAATGAAACACCAAAAAGTTGTGCCAATATTAAACCATTAACTGGAAGTACAGTAGACAATGCCAACAGAATGATCATCCCTCCAAAGAAGGACAAATTTAACCCTTTGAAAATTGACATGGCCAAAGTAATACCTCTAACCT CGTCCCAACTCTCACTGCAGTGCCTAGAATGTCACATCATCTTCAGTGACTCCAAAAGCAAAGAACGGCACCTTAAAATGAGCCACCCTGCAGAATatcagcaatgcatgctgggagatgCTCTCTTTACTTGCTATGTTTGTGATCAGCATTTCACCACCTCCACAGAGCTCATGGCCCATCAACGCACACACACAG GAAAAAATGTGAGGAAATTCCCATGTTCACAGTGTGCTGCAGTCTTCAAGACTTCTAAAGCACAACTTCTTCACATCAGAAATAAACACTCTCAAGAGTCACAAAGTAGTGCTGTGATGGTGCCACAACTAAAGCCAACTGGACTTGCTCTGACACAGACCGCAAATGGACAATCACAGACTCTCATCATGGAAACTGTTGGACAAACAACAGAGCGAATGGATAAGCTGGATCCTGTGCAAATAAAAAGGCTAATTGAGAAACTTGGGAATGTACAGAAAGTGAATCAGTTGGTTATATTGCCTTCAACAGCCATTAATGCAACCATTACATGTGAATTTTACTAA
- the LOC113059078 gene encoding zinc finger protein with KRAB and SCAN domains 7-like isoform X1, with amino-acid sequence MELTNDPLCEPSASEANLHNEQLSLSDRLSPSEAPLDSIVHGIEVSEGSERNRGLELKLDLYVPAPPIIEPVTLVEETVEHCALPVATEEEIPQPEAVKEGSDKTANFVGFHCKNQTSLAESSLNTVIEVRCEQASNETSSSDCTAESCMPVETINSNETPKSCANIKPLTGSTVDNANRMIIPPKKDKFNPLKIDMAKVIPLTSSQLSLQCLECHIIFSDSKSKERHLKMSHPAEYQQCMLGDALFTCYVCDQHFTTSTELMAHQRTHTGNERFKCPFCSEAFYRSCELTSHKKKIHFSKHGYTCAECGKPFKTFTLLRYHQRVHTEEKPFVCIHKHCGRKFSASKSLQHHLEKHQKEDNQDNQTNASISSKKKRDKGKNVRKFPCSQCAAVFKTSKAQLLHIRNKHSQESQSSAVMVPQLKPTGLALTQTANGQSQTLIMETVGQTTERMDKLDPVQIKRLIEKLGNVQKVNQLVILPSTAINATITCEFY; translated from the exons ATGGAACTTACTAATGACCCACTCTGTGAACCATCTGCTTCTGAAGCAAATCTGCACAATGAGCAGCTTTCACTTTCAGACCGCCTGTCGCCTTCTGAAGCACCATTAGATAGTATTGTACATGGAATAGAGGTTTCAGAGGGTTCAGAACGAAACCGTGGCCTTGAGTTGAAGCTAGACCTCTATGTCCCGGCACCACCAATAATAGAGCCTGTAACACTTGTAGAGGAAACAGTGGAGCATTGTGCACTTCCTGTAGCAACAGAAGAGGAAATCCCACAACCTGAAGCCGTTAAAGAAGGATCAGATAAAACTGCCAACTTTGTAGGCTTTCATTGCAAAAATCAGACAAGTCTTGCTGAGTCGAGTTTGAATACTGTGATAGAAGTGCGATGTGAGCAGGCATCCAATGAAACAAGCTCATCAGACTGTACGGCTGAAAGTTGTATGCCCGTAGAGACCATAAACTCAAATGAAACACCAAAAAGTTGTGCCAATATTAAACCATTAACTGGAAGTACAGTAGACAATGCCAACAGAATGATCATCCCTCCAAAGAAGGACAAATTTAACCCTTTGAAAATTGACATGGCCAAAGTAATACCTCTAACCT CGTCCCAACTCTCACTGCAGTGCCTAGAATGTCACATCATCTTCAGTGACTCCAAAAGCAAAGAACGGCACCTTAAAATGAGCCACCCTGCAGAATatcagcaatgcatgctgggagatgCTCTCTTTACTTGCTATGTTTGTGATCAGCATTTCACCACCTCCACAGAGCTCATGGCCCATCAACGCACACACACAGGTAATGAGCGATTCAAGTGCCCTTTTTGTAGTGAGGCCTTCTACAGATCCTGTGAACTAacaagtcacaaaaaaaaaattcacttcaGCAAACATGGATACACCTGTGCAGAGTGTGGCAAGCCTTTCAAAACCTTTACTTTGCTCAGATACCACCAACGGGTACACACAGAGGAAAAGCCTTTTGTTTGCATACACAAACACTGTGGTAGAAAGTTTTCTGCATCCAAGTCTCTTCAACACCACTTAGAAAAACATCAGAAAGAAGATAACCAGGATAACCAGACAAATGCTTCAATCAGTTCAAAGAAAAAGAGGGATAAAG GAAAAAATGTGAGGAAATTCCCATGTTCACAGTGTGCTGCAGTCTTCAAGACTTCTAAAGCACAACTTCTTCACATCAGAAATAAACACTCTCAAGAGTCACAAAGTAGTGCTGTGATGGTGCCACAACTAAAGCCAACTGGACTTGCTCTGACACAGACCGCAAATGGACAATCACAGACTCTCATCATGGAAACTGTTGGACAAACAACAGAGCGAATGGATAAGCTGGATCCTGTGCAAATAAAAAGGCTAATTGAGAAACTTGGGAATGTACAGAAAGTGAATCAGTTGGTTATATTGCCTTCAACAGCCATTAATGCAACCATTACATGTGAATTTTACTAA
- the LOC113059065 gene encoding uncharacterized protein LOC113059065 isoform X1, protein MPSVENSPGSVSTKPKIVRKRKAPTKTDQEIALSPPYSQLTLGCQDCGKTFSEVSALQEHMASWHSAGKVSFPDETFDVAKKRIIRPGPNEKCISPNVFEIQVATDWDMETEVGEIVGERLSFPALSQSPSLTLASGGVEGQEQAGVKDFEGIVSGLKQPPEQNPLEACEIPSQASTPDNVSEKAQSNGVESITETSCAQLKDAAEEEIKEELPSEVNLVMVGENHVEDNTQINNVSGDSQELENEVHNQSSQSAKDVSVVLTQNFLTEPEIKQEEEEVLVRRVDDHKRVMGENSAIRGKKAVGRSHSKRPFGRRTSIENRSKKKIEGNKEPQDCKVLYHLCMLDTPEGKSKQNDKNGVNASETCQPLSSEEGPEEQVVFELDSVTTSVMDIVNSGDSSFEESKELVRDGSSPGIILEKFFTARERNMENPNTQNQIRVSLKTNSSLDTSKVTSPNTSADVKVEERSTNLAQNSLISSESGAMQGVQMFFVKAEDHLTRNEMFQPVDHHRFTCQDKTTYRNRDGTSSDSHVVSLQSCSKQCIFYPVKEEEREHLVEPPQVDQTFLNLGELAGTSSGIEECEEVRVGSVQMDMQNLYTASEEGDVSAERQRIQGFLEFLSENSDTDDADNVHSEPEAETIVMSCYHGIQSNGTVHQSGVERCGPSGRTNLGASPTRHTEPERQLNRKPINYFNQYFSLDTWNEIAVYTRETSKLPNLITEKEVAQYVGIHIAMGTLKFPSTKLYWEDCTRVPLISDAMSASKFCELARKLKLASSGGASVETSSDQESDERNRDQPEQSNEAHSNEEAHNCTNLKTDPLWKVMPLIRSVQDGCQALKRHGNYGVDQYPLPFQRHPTHSLLHTVVINGEGLVVDFILSVDDSNREDVVEKMVSIGKERNEGMVFLCKPELSTPSMLEHLLAAGVQSAGKVGGARGQIGDEFVSSDGKLKLFRCHHGFILSAVVKEKWHSTSLVSGFERAIKVANLNRDLRSLYRTPCTNSAVSAWPQSVLWDLIDLVLVNAWIQYKQDYSHITDLLSLMAFRLEVAKALILSSGVDAQDSSTPCPPALKLHGPYTNSRPSQVFETPLPDEHTRFDGFWHWPEQLAEGEEARRCRFGGCERTSRVRCLKCCVFLCISRNHNCFLKFHSEGSS, encoded by the exons ATGCCCTCTGTTGAGAACAGCCCTGGTTCTGTGTCTACAAAGCCCAAAATTGTACGGAAACGCAAAGCTCCTACAAAGACAGACCAAGAAATTGCCTTGAGCCCCCCGTATTCTCAACTTACCCTTGGGTGCCAGGACTGTGGAAAGACATTCTCAGAAGTGTCTGCTTTACAGGAACACATGGCATCCTGGCACTCAGCTGGAAAGGTGTCCTTCCCAGATGAAACatttgatgttgctaaaaaacGAATCATAAGACCTGGTcctaatgaaaaatgtatttccccTAATGTCTTTGAAATTCAAGTTGCAACCGATTGGGACATGGAGACTGAGGTGGGGGAGATTGTGGGAGAAAGACTATCATTCCCAGCGTTAAGTCAGTCTCCTTCTTTAACACTTGCTTCTGGTGGTGTTGAAGGACAGGAACAAGCAGGAGTCAAAGATTTTGAAGGAATTGTTTCTGGACTTAAGCAGCCTCCTGAGCAGAATCCTTTAGAAGCTTGTGAGATTCCTTCCCAGGCTTCAACCCCAGATAATGTGTCAGAAAAAGCTCAGAGTAATGGGGTCGAGTCTATCACAGAAACATCTTGCGCTCAACTCAAAGATGCAGCAGAGGAAGAAATTAAAGAAGAACTGCCTTCAGAGGTTAATTTAGTAATGGTTGGTGAAAACCATGTGGAAGACAACACTCAGATAAATAATGTTTCAGGTGACTCTCAAGAGCTTGAAAATGAAGTGCACAATCAAAGTTCTCAGTCTGCAAAAGATGTCAGTGTAGTACTGACTCAAAATTTTCTAACTGAACCAGagataaagcaagaagaagaggaGGTACTTGTACGCAGAGTTGATGATCATAAAAGAGTGATGGGAGAAAATTCTGCAATAAGAGGTAAGAAAGCAGTTGGAAGAAGCCATAGCAAGAGACCATTTGGAAGAAGAACTAGCATAGAAAACAgaagtaaaaagaaaatagaaggAAATAAGGAGCCACAAGATTGCAAGGTTCTGTATCATCTGTGTATGCTTGATACTCCGGAGGGAAAGAGCAAACAAAATGACAAGAATGGAGTTAATGCCTCTGAAACTTGTCAACCATTGTCTTCTGAGGAGGGTCCTGAGGAACAGGTTGTTTTTGAGTTGGATTCTGTTACCACAAGTGTAATGGATATTGTAAACTCTGGAGACAGTTCATTTGAAGAATCTAAAGAGCTGGTTCGAGACGGAAGTTCACCTGGAATCATACTGGAAAAATTCTTTACTGCTCGAGAGAGAAATATGGAAAATCCAAACACCCAAAATCAGATTAGG GTCTCATTAAAGACCAACTCCTCATTGGATACCAGTAAAGTGACTTCGCCTAACACATCAGCTGATGTTAAAGTAGAAGAACGTTCTACAAATTTGGCTCAAAACAGTCTGATTTCTTCTGAGAGTGGTGCAATGCAAGGAGTACAAATGTTTTTTGTCAAAGCGGAAGACCACTTAACGAGAAATGAGATGTTTCAGCCCGTGGATCATCATCGCTTTACATGTCAAG ATAAGACCACTTATAGGAACAGAGATGGCACCTCTTCGGACTCTCATGTAGTATCCCTGCAGTCCTGCAGCAAGCAATGCATATTTTATCCTGTTAAGGAGGAAGAGAGGGAACATTTAGTTGAGCCTCCTCAAGTGGATCAGACATTCTTGAATTTGGGGGAACTTGCAG GGACTTCATCTGGAATTGAAGAATGTGAGGAAGTCAGGGTAGGTTCGGTACAAATGGACATGCAAAATCTATATACAGCATCTGAAGagg GTGATGTTAGTGCTGAACGGCAAAGAATTCAAGGCTTTTTAGAATTCCTTTCAGAGAATTCAGACACGGATGATGCCGATAATGTCCACTCTGAACCAGAAGCTGAAACCATTGTGATGTCCTGTTACCATGGTATACAGAGTAATGGTACAGTACATCAAAGTGGTGTAGAGAGATGTGGTCCAAGTGGCAGAAC AAACCTGGGTGCCTCTCCAACAAGGCACACAGAACCAGAGAGGCAGCTCAACAGGAAGCCCATTAACTACTTTAATCAATATTTTAGTTTGGACACATGGAATGAAATTGCTGTTTACACAAGGGAAACATCAAAACTGCCAAACCTCATTACAGAAAAAGAGGTTGCACAGTATGTGGGAATCCACATAGCAATGGGAACTCTGAAG TTTCCAAGCACAAAGCTCTACTGGGAAGATTGCACACGAGTACCTCTAATATCCGATGCCATGTCGGCTTCAAAATTCTGTGAGCTTGCTCGTAAATTGAAGCTGGCCAGTTCTGGTGGAGCTTCAGTCGAAACGAGTAGTGATCAGGAGTCTGACGAAAGGAATAGAGACCAGCCAGAACAGAGTAATGAAGCTCACAGTAATGAGGAGGCACATAATTGCACAAACTTAAAGACCGATCCTTTGTGGAAAGTAATGCCACTGATAAGAAGTGTTCAAGATGGTTGTCAGGCACTGAAGCGACATGGAAACTATGGAGTCGACCAGTACCCCCTTCCCTTTCAAAGACACCCAACCCATTCATTACTTCACACGGTTGTCATAAATGGTGAAGGATTGGTTGTGGACTTCATCTTGAGTGTAGATGACTCCAATAGAGAAGATGTAGTTGAGAAAATGGTCTCTATAGGTAAGGAGAGAAATGAAGGGATGGTGTTTCTTTGCAAACCAGAGCTTTCTACACCTTCTATGCTAGAGCATCTTCTAGCTGCTGGGGTGCAAAGCGCTGGCAAGGTTGGTGGGGCAAGAGGGCAAATAGGAGATGAGTTTGTGAGCTCGGATGGAAAACTCAAGCTTTTCAGGTGTCATCATGGCTTTATACTTTCAGCAGTCGTAAAAGAAAAATGGCATTCAACATCTCTTGTCAGTGGTTTTGAGCGAGCAATAAAGGTTGCAAATCTGAACCGTGACTTGAGAAGTCTTTATCGCACACCCTGCACAAACTCGGCAGTCAGTGCTTGGCCGCAGTCTGTTCTCTGGGACTTGATCGATCTGGTTTTAGTAAATGCATGGATACAGTACAAGCAAGATTACAGTCATATTACAGACCTGTTATCACTAATGGCATTTCGTTTGGAGGTGGCCAAAGCATTAATTCTCTCAAGTGGTGTTGACGCACAAGACTCATCAACTCCCTGCCCTCCTGCTCTAAAACTACATGGCCCATATACAAACTCAAGACCTTCCCAGGTTTTTGAGACCCCTTTGCCTGATGAACATACACGGTTTGATGGCTTTTGGCACTGGCCAGAGCAGCTGGCAGAGGGCGAGGAGGCCAGGAGGTGTCGATTCGGGGGCTGTGAGAGGACATCACGTGTGCGGTGTCTTAAATGCTGTGTGTTCCTGTGCATTTCTCGAAACCACAACTGCTTCCTGAAGTTTCACAGTGAGGGGTCTTCATGA